One stretch of Oceanivirga salmonicida DNA includes these proteins:
- a CDS encoding MBL fold metallo-hydrolase: MKLKIFISPILDANIYLLENENKECVIIDSGNPKMDEVIEYIEKENLDLKMIFLTHGHFDHILGLESILNYKNVPVYMGEEDIKFLYDHDYSLSKWVNLEYKLSEKYTIIGLKGNEEIFNLKCLSTPGHTKGSFCYLDEKNNRIFTGDTMFKNTYGRTDFPTGNIDEMKETLSSLLKLNGDMEVYPGHGSKTNINNEKNTYKRMF; the protein is encoded by the coding sequence ATGAAGTTAAAAATATTTATAAGCCCAATATTAGATGCAAATATATACTTGTTAGAAAACGAGAATAAGGAATGTGTTATAATAGATTCAGGAAATCCAAAGATGGATGAAGTTATTGAATATATAGAGAAAGAAAATTTAGATTTAAAAATGATATTTTTGACTCATGGGCATTTTGATCATATTTTAGGACTAGAAAGTATTTTAAATTATAAAAATGTACCAGTATATATGGGAGAAGAAGATATTAAATTTTTATATGACCATGACTATTCGTTATCAAAATGGGTTAATTTAGAATATAAATTAAGTGAAAAATATACTATTATAGGATTAAAAGGAAATGAAGAAATTTTTAATCTAAAATGTTTAAGTACACCTGGTCATACAAAAGGAAGTTTTTGCTATTTAGATGAAAAAAATAATAGAATTTTTACAGGTGATACAATGTTTAAAAATACATACGGAAGAACAGATTTTCCAACAGGCAATATAGATGAAATGAAAGAAACTTTAAGTAGTTTGTTAAAATTAAATGGAGACATGGAAGTGTATCCAGGACACGGTTCAAAAACAAATATAAATAATGAAAAAAACACATACAAGCGTATGTTTTAA
- the efp gene encoding elongation factor P — protein sequence MKPAMDLRQGNTYRKDGVPYIILKADRHQSTSGKKARAAEMKFKIKDLISSKVQEITVLTTEIFDDIILDRYQMQFLYEMDGDYNFMNQETFDQIVLRKEDLEDAVNFLEEEMEIQVLMYEERPVGIELPNTVIREITYTEPGLKGDTIGRATKPASIANGYELQVPLFVQIGDKIKIDTRTGEYLERAN from the coding sequence ATGAAACCAGCAATGGATTTAAGACAAGGAAATACATATAGAAAGGATGGAGTACCATACATTATTTTAAAAGCTGATAGACATCAATCTACATCTGGTAAAAAAGCAAGAGCAGCTGAGATGAAATTTAAAATTAAAGATTTGATAAGTAGTAAGGTTCAAGAAATCACAGTATTAACTACCGAAATATTTGATGATATAATTTTAGATAGATATCAAATGCAATTTCTATATGAAATGGATGGAGACTATAATTTTATGAATCAAGAAACTTTTGATCAAATTGTTTTGAGAAAAGAAGATTTAGAAGATGCAGTTAATTTTTTAGAAGAAGAAATGGAAATACAAGTATTAATGTATGAAGAAAGACCAGTAGGTATAGAATTACCTAATACTGTAATAAGAGAAATCACATATACAGAACCAGGTCTTAAAGGTGATACAATAGGTAGAGCAACAAAACCTGCAAGTATAGCAAATGGGTATGAATTACAAGTTCCTTTATTTGTTCAAATAGGAGACAAGATTAAAATAGATACAAGGACAGGTGAATATTTAGAAAGAGCAAACTAA